The proteins below come from a single Branchiostoma floridae strain S238N-H82 chromosome 5, Bfl_VNyyK, whole genome shotgun sequence genomic window:
- the LOC118415379 gene encoding myosin-7-like: protein MPAYGPSLMDQPSEWFLAGKPDEMRKLKMAPYDPKKNFWAPDKKEIFVKVEVKSEKGDDVTCVAAGGATVVVKKSKLLQQNPSKFACADDMVNMTFLHEAAVLGNLRERYENTLIYTYSGLFCVVINPFKLLPIYTPNVVDQYRGKRRTEVPPHLFCVVDNAYQNMVSERQCQSCLITGESGAGKTENTKKVIAYLAMVAGTPGGGQEKKIGLEEQIVQTNPVLEAFGNAKTVRNNNSSRFGKFIRIHFTKIGKLSGADIESYLLEKSRVVDQLPGMERGYHIFFLIMSNGIPAVTERIMTGTDPSVYHFVKEGVYTVAGMDDQEEMRLTDEGFDILGFEPQNKSSVYDFCAGILHMGNLKYVDKKEQGDCDDPAPAEKAGRLFGVDGMGLLNNILKPRVKVGNEFVTKGQTAQQCSNSTSGLAKGIYGKVFKYLIDVCNLTLATEHERAFFIGVLDIAGFEIFELNSLDQLCINYTNEKLQQFFNHHMFVQEQEEYKAEQIEWTFVDFGMDLAACLELIEKKNGLLPILEEQCIMPKASDKTHIEKLNGTHLGKNPKYGKPKPGKKKYEAHFELGHYAGPVAYNINGWLDKNKDPVNESAVITLKGSKNPLMPLIWSDYQTAEEQAADKSGGKRKKSGSMQTVTSVHREQLASLMANLHATYPSFVRCLIPNEIKTGGIIDGPLVFNQLTCNGVLEGIRICQKGFPNRSIYADFFDRYKILAADLFDPNEFLEGKDACQLILDKIKLDKARYSCGLNKVFFKAGTLAILEEIREEKVNEIWTMITSRAFGKLQRKKYLKLWGSRAAVGTLQRNIRAWFRLRNDWWIKMYQALQPKLTGGMAEELLKETKIKFAQMEKHYEKVTKDRAELQAKYNDVMAAKDKINELLFNERDIMLNGEERVNSLLKEKAELDAQLQEIEERVEDVSDQNRQMESKKMKAEQECDEMKKEIETITAKLTKREKDKQEVEDKLRAMTEEVAVNDELIGKLGREKKKLEELNAQTLDDLQSEEDKTQNLTKLKVKLEQTLDDLEDNLEHDKKIRSDVDRVKRKLENDLKNAQDLVIELERYKVELEEKLKKKEFEINALNTKVEDETSLATQQQKKTKELQGRIEELEEELETERAARAKLERQRAELSRELEDIGEKLEESSGATAAQVEQNKKREAELQKVRRELEEATIGHEAATASLRKKHNDTVADMSDSVENLQRAKAKLEKEKNSLRVEVDDLASNVEQVTKQRVQAEKMNKQLEDQYVDANQRLEENARVSQELGSLKTRLTAENNDLGRQLEEAEGIANQLSRSKSMLTQQMEEVKRQLEEETKGKNGLAHQLRATQSDCDALRESLEEEQEAKSEIQRHLAKANSEVAAWRSKYETDAIQRTEELEEAKKKLAARLQDAEEQVESANAKCASLEKTKNRLAGEVEDLMLDVEKANTLASQLEKRQRLVDKQMHEWRMKCETLGAELEASQKEHRAYQTELLKLRNVFDEGIEALDALKKENKVLQEEINDLNDQYAESAKNIHELEKTKKRLVVEKEELQNALDEAEGALEIEQGKVVRTQLELAQLKGDIEKKIAEKDEEFESSRKNQARAMDSVQASIEIETKQKGEAQRAKKHLEGHLNEIEVQLETANRANAEARKTIAKLHSQIQEMQVTIDDEQRQRDEIREQYNMSERKCQMLVSETDEVRGALDNAERSRKTAESQLVETNERLGELSTQNSALSGHKRKLDGDLSQIQGELEEVISDHKSTEERAKKAMADTSRMAEALRVEQENSQHAEKVKRNLDANQKDLQRRLDEAEAIALKGGKRAIQKQENRIRDLENEIAHHSRKHQEDLKQLRKNERRLKEMTFQADEDRKNQERIQELVEKLQLKIKTFKRQVEEAEEQASSNMAKYRKTQHEYEDNLERAEIAESSLNKLKSKSRL from the exons ATGCCTGCCTACGGTCCGTCACTCATGGACCAGCCGTCCGAATGGTTCCTCGCAGGGAAGCCGGACGAGATGCGGAAGCTGAAAATGGCTCCGTACGATCCCAAGAAGAACTTCTGGGCTCCTGACAAAAAGGAGATCTTCGTCAAGGTCGAAGTCAAGAGCGAGAAGGGCGATGACGTCACCTGCGTGGCTGCTGGAGGGGCG ACTGTGGTCGTCAAGAAGTCCAAGTTGCTGCAGCAGAACCCGTCCAAGTTCGCCTGCGCAGACGACATGGTGAACATGACCTTCCTGCACGAGGCCGCTGTGCTGGGGAACCTGAGGGAGCGTTACGAGAACACTCTCATCTAC ACCTACTCCGGCCTGTTCTGCGTCGTGATCAACCCCTTCAAGCTCCTGCCCATCTACACCCCGAACGTGGTGGACCAGTACCGCGGAAAGAGGCGTACGGAGGTTCCGCCCCATCTCTTCTGCGTGGTGGACAATGCCTACCAGAACATGGTGTCAGAGCGCCAGTGCCAATCCTGCCTCATCAC TGGCGAGTCTGGTGCCGGGAAGACTGAGAACACGAAGAAGGTTATTGCGTACCTGGCCATGGTTGCCGGAACTCCCGGGGGTGGCCAAGAGAAAAAG ATCGGTCTAGAGGAGCAGATCGTGCAGACTAACCCTGTACTGGAGGCTTTTGGTAACGCCAAGACTGTGAGGAACAACAACTCCTCCCGATTC GGTAAATTCATCCGTATCCACTTCACCAAAATTGGCAAGCTGTCCGGAGCTGATATCGAGAGCT ATCTGCTGGAGAAGTCCCGTGTTGTGGACCAGCTGCCCGGCATGGAGCGTGGTTACCACATCTTCTTCCTCATCATGTCCAACGGCATCCCGGCTGTCACGG aGCGCATCATGACTGGCACGGACCCCTCCGTGTACCACTTCGTGAAGGAGGGTGTGTACACCGTGGCCGGTATGGACGACCAGGAGGAGATGCGTCTTACGGACGAGGGTTTCGACATTCTGGGCTTTGAACCTCAGAACAAGTCCAGTGTGTACGACTTCTGTGCCGGCATCCTGCATATGGGAAATCTGAAGTACGTGGACAAGAAAGAGCAGGGAGACTGCGACGATCCTGCTC CTGCGGAGAAGGCAGGCCGTCTGTTCGGCGTCGATGGCATGGGACTTCTCAACAACATCTTGAAGCCACGTGTCAAGGTCGGCAACGAGTTTGTGACCAAGGGCCAGACCGCCCAACAGTGTTCCAACTCCACTAGTGGTTTGGCCAAGGGTATCTATGGCAAGGTCTTCAAGTACCTGATTGACGTGTGTAACTTGACCCTGGCTACTGAGCACGAGAGAGCCTTCTTCATTGGTGTGCTGGATATCGCTGGCTTTGAGATCTTCGAG CTGAACAGTTTGGACCAGTTGTGCATCAACTACACCAACGAGAAGCTACAACAGTTCTTCAACCACCACATGTTCGTACAAGAGCAGGAGGAGTACAAGGCCGAGCAGATCGAATGGACCTTCGTGGACTTCGGCATGGACTTGGCAGCCTGCTTGGAGCTGATTGAAAAG AAAAACGGCCTGCTGCCTATCTTAGAGGAACAGTGCATCATGCCCAAGGCTAGCGACAAGACCCACATCGAGAAGTTGAATGGCACTCATCTGGGCAAGAACCCCAAGTACGGCAAGCCCAAGCCAGGCAAGAAGAAGTACGAGGCTCACTTTGAGCTGGGTCACTACGCCGGACCTGTGGCCTACAACATCAACGGCTGGCTGGACAAGAACAAGGACCCAGTGAACGAGAGCGCTGTCATCACCCTGAAGGGCAGCAAGAACCCGCTCATGCCTCTCATTTGGTCAGACTACCAGACAGCAGAGGAGCAGGCTG CTGATAAGAGCGGTGGCAAGAGGAAGAAGAGTGGCTCCATGCAGACTGTGACCAGTGTTCACAGG GAGCAACTGGCTTCATTGATGGCCAACCTCCACGCCACCTACCCCAGCTTTGTGCGTTGCCTGATCCCCAACGAAATCAAGACTGGCGGTATCATCGACGGGCCTCTGGTCTTCAACCAGCTGACTTGCAACGGTGTACTTGAGGGTATCCGTATCTGCCAGAAGGGATTCCCCAACAGGAGCATCTATGCCGACTTCTTTGACAG GTACAAGATCCTGGCTGCTGATTTGTTTGACCCTAACGAATTCTTGGAGGGAAAAGACGCCTGCCAGCTGATCCTTGATAAGATCAAGCTGGACAAGGCCAGGTATTCCTGTGGTCTCAACAAGGTGTTCTTCAAGGCTGGCACCTTGGCTATCCTTGAGGAGATCCGTGAGGAGAAAGTCAACGAAATTTGGACAATGATCACGTCTCGCGCATTTGGCAAGCTCCAGCGCAAGAAGTACCTGAAGCTGTGGGGTTCTAG GGCGGCTGTCGGCACACTGCAGCGTAACATCCGTGCATGGTTCAGGCTGCGTAACGACTGGTGGATCAAGATGTACCAGGCGCTGCAGCCCAAGCTGACTGGAGGCATGGCAGAGGAACTGCTAAAGGAAACCAAGATAAAATTCGCG CAAATGGAGAAACACTATGAGAAGGTTACCAAGGATCGGGCTGAGTTGCAAGCAAAGTACAACGACGTCATGGCTGCCAAGGACAAGATTAATGAGCTGTTGTTCAAC GAGAGAGACATCATGCTGAACGGCGAGGAGCGCGTGAACTCCCTGCTGAAGGAGAAGGCAGAACTGGACGCCCAGCTGCAGGAAATCGAGGAGCGCGTGGAGGATGTGTCCGACCAGAACAGACAGATGGAGTCCAAGAAGATGAAG GCGGAGCAGGAATGCGACGAGATGAAGAAAGAGATTGAAACCATCACGGCGAAGCTGACCAAGAGGGAAAAGGACAAACAGGAGGTGGAGGACAAACTGCGCGCCATGACTGAGGAGGTGGCCGTGAACGACGAGCTGATCGGCAAACTCGGCCGGGAGAAGAAGAAGCTGGAGGAACTCAACGCG CAAACCCTGGATGACCTCCAGTCCGAGGAAGACAAGACCCAGAACCTCACCAAGCTCAAGGTCAAGCTGGAGCAGACCTTGGATGAC CTTGAGGACAACCTTGAGCACGACAAGAAGATCCGTTCGGACGTTGACCGCGTCAAGAGGAAGCTGGAGAACGACCTGAAGAACGCCCAGGATCTGGTGATCGAACTGGAGCGCTACAAGGTCGAACTTGAGGAGAAGCTAAAAAA GAAGGAGTTCGAGATCAACGCCTTGAACACTAAGGTTGAGGACGAGACTTCCCTGGCAACTCAGCAGCAAAAGAAGACCAAGGAACTACAGGGCAGGATCGAGGAGCTGGAGGAAGAACTGGAGACAGAAAGAGCGGCCCGTGCAAAG CTCGAGAGGCAGCGTGCCGAACTGTCGCGAGAGTTGGAAGACATCGGCGAGAAGCTGGAAGAGTCTAGCGGTGCCACAGCTGCCCAGGTCGAGCAGAACAAGAAGCGAGAGGCCGAGCTCCAGAAG GTTCGTCGTGAGCTGGAGGAAGCTACCATTGGCCATGAAGCTGCCACCGCCAGCTTGAGGAAGAAGCACAACGACACCGTGGCGGACATGTCTGACTCAGTGGAAAACCTGCAGAGGGCCAAGGCCAagcttgagaaggagaagaactcCCTCAGGGTGGAGGTCGATGACCTGGCTTCCAACGTCGAGCAGGTCACCAAGCAGAGG GTACAAGCTGAGAAGATGAACAAGCAGCTTGAAGATCAGTACGTGGATGCCAACCAAAGGCTGGAGGAGAATGCCCGTGTCTCACAGGAACTGGGATCACTGAAGACACGCCTGACCGCTGAAAACAACGACCTAGGGCGCCAGCTGGAAGAGGCAGAGGGCATCGCAAACCAACTCAGCAG ATCCAAGAGCATGCTCACACAACAGATGGAGGAAGTCAAACGTCAGCTCGAGGAGGAGACCAAGGGCAAGAACGGCCTAGCTCACCAGCTGCGTGCTACTCAGTCCGACTGCGATGCTCTGCGTGAGTCCCTGGAGGAGGAGCAGGAGGCCAAGTCGGAGATTCAGCGCCATCTGGCCAAGGCTAACTCCGAGGTGGCGGCCTGGCGCTCCAAATACGAGACCGACGCCATCCAGAGAACAGAGGAGTTGGAGGAGGCCAAGAAGAAGCTGGCCGCCCGTCTGCAAGACGCCGAGGAGCAGGTTGAGTCCGCCAACGCCAAGTGTGCCAGCCTGGAGAAGACCAAGAACAGGTTGGCTGGCGAGGTGGAGGACCTGATGTTGGATGTAGAAAAGGCTAACACACTGGCGTCTCAGCTGGAGAAGAGGCAACGTCTGGTCGACAAGCAGATGCACGAATGGAGGATGAAGTGCGAAACTCTGGGTGCCGAGTTGGAAGCATCCCAGAAGGAGCACCGTGCTTACCAGACCGAGCTTCTGAAGCTGAGGAATGTCTTTGACGAAGGCATCGAGGCTCTTGATGCCTTGAAGAAGGAGAATAAGGTCTTACAGG AGGAAATCAACGACCTGAACGACCAGTATGCAGAGAGTGCAAAGAACATTCACGAACTTGAGAAGACCAAGAAGCGCCTGGTCGTTGAGAAGGAGGAGCTTCAAAACGCCTTGGACGAGGCCGAGGGCGCTCTTGAGATTGAACAGGGCAAA GTTGTCAGGACTCAGCTTGAACTGGCCCAGCTGAAGGGTGACATCGAAAAGAAAATCGCCGAAAAGGACGAGGAGTTTGAAAGCTCACG TAAGAACCAGGCTCGTGCCATGGATAGCGTGCAAGCATCTATAGAGATCGAGACAAAACAAAAGGGAGAAGCACAACGAGCGAAGAAACACTTGGAAGGACATCTCAACGAGATTGAGGTTCAGCTGGAGACCGCCAACAGGGCCAACGCTGAGGCCAGGAAGACCATTGCCAAGCTGCACTCCCAAATCCAAGAGATGCAG GTTACCATCGACGACGAGCAGCGGCAACGTGATGAGATCCGTGAGCAGTACAACATGTCTGAGCGCAAGTGCCAGATGCTGGTCAGCGAAACTGATGAG GTCCGCGGTGCATTGGACAACGCAGAGAGATCTCGTAAGACCGCCGAATCTCAGCTGGTGGAGACCAACGAGAGGCTTGGTGAGCTGAGCACGCAGAACTCAGCCCTGTCCGGACACAAGCGCAAGCTGGACGGTGACCTGTCGCAGATCCAGGGCGAACTGGAAGAGGTCATCAGTGACCACAAGAGTACCGAGGAGAGGGCTAAGAAAGCCATGGCTGAT ACATCCCGTATGGCTGAGGCTCTTCGTGTGGAGCAGGAGAACTCTCAGCACGCCGAGAAGGTCAAGCGAAACCTGGACGCCAACCAGAAGGATCTGCAGCGCCGCCTGGATGAGGCTGAGGCAATTGCACTCAAGGGAGGCAAGCGTGCCATCCAGAAGCAGGAGAACAGG ATCCGCGATCTGGAGAACGAGATTGCCCACCACAGCCGTAAGCACCAGGAGGACCTGAAGCAGCTGCGTAAGAACGAACGCCGTCTCAAGGAGATGACCTTCCAGGCCGACGAGGACCGCAAGAACCAGGAGCGCATCCAGGAGCTGGTCGAGAAGCTGCAGCTGAAGATCAAGACCTTCAAGCGCCAGGTGGAGGAGGCT GAGGAGCAGGCATCGTCCAACATGGCCAAGTACCGCAAGACCCAGCACGAGTACGAGGACAACCTGGAGCGGGCCGAGATCGCCGAGAGCTCCCTCAACAAGCTCAAGTCCAAGTCCCGCCTGTAA
- the LOC118415631 gene encoding protein Ycf2-like: MWCITDGCGLCVNELGRPFVNKSDVRTVPVPQETSLNEGGRRKKKNKKQRRKRAEEKKEDMKEKEEVKGDEEVKGDEELEGDEEVKRDEEVKGDEEVKGDVEVKGDEEVEGDEEVEGDEEVEGGEEVEGDEEEKGDEEEKGDVEVEGDVEVKGDEGVEGGEEVEGDVEVKGDEEVEGGEEVEGDVEVKGDEEVKGCEEVKRDQEVKGDEEVKGDEEEKEDEEEKGDEEEKEDEEEKGDEELKEDKAVRKSARSRIRAYVRAISKVVMLPFRCCCKQQTVDD; the protein is encoded by the exons ATGTGGTGCATCACTGATGGCTGTGGACTATGCGTTAATGAGCTGGGCAGACCATTTGTGAATAAGTCTGACGTACGAACTGTTCCT GTACCCCAAGAAACATCTTTGAATGAAGGAGGCAggaggaagaaaaagaacaagaagcaGAGGAGGAAAAGAGCTGAGGAGAAGAAAGAGGACATGAAGGAGAAAGAAGAGGTGAAAGGAGATGAAGAGGTGAAAGGAGACGAAGAGTTGGAAGGCGACGAAGAGGTGAAAAGAGACGAAGAGGTGAAAGGAGATGAAGAGGTGAAAGGAGACGTAGAGGTGAAAGGAGATGAAGAGGTGGAAGGAGATGAAGAGGTGGAAGGAGATGAAGAGGTGGAAGGAGGCGAAGAGGTGGAAGGAGATGAAGAGGAGAAAGGAGACGAAGAGGAGAAAGGAGACGTAGAGGTGGAAGGGGACGTAGAGGTGAAAGGAGATGAAGGGGTGGAAGGAGGCGAAGAGGTGGAAGGAGACGTAGAGGTGAAAGGAGATGAAGAGGTGGAAGGAGGCGAAGAGGTGGAAGGAGACGTAGAGGTGAAAGGAGATGAAGAGGTGAAAGGCTGCGAAGAGGTGAAAAGAGACCAAGAGGTGAAAGGCGACGAAGAGGTGAAAGGAGACGAAGAGGAgaaagaagatgaagaggagAAAGGAGacgaagaagagaaagaagatgaagaggagAAAGGAGACGAAGAACTGAAAGAAGACAAAGCAGTGAGGAAAAGTGCCCGGTCGCGTATCCGGGCATATGTCCGGGCAATCAGTAAAGTTGTTATGCTGCCATTTAGATGTTGTTGCAAACAACAGACAGTAGACGACTGA